From one Butyricimonas faecihominis genomic stretch:
- a CDS encoding NigD-like protein, protein MKYQKVVTLIILLLSATFAFTSCNDDGYSLDKFWLEVGTIEKTSDQDYRIILDKGPVLYPSVSNVPVRYLENNMRVYADFTILQDANPGSSVDHYVRVNDLQKLLTKPIVPYTEAISDSLGMDPIELPEYWIANDFITFRFFYAGGAKEHMVNLTKHEELTADGKTLLEFRHNAYGDPENKSLYGYVSFPLKELFNEVRDSVQLHIKYKGFEEERTIDITYRPRK, encoded by the coding sequence ATGAAGTATCAAAAAGTAGTGACACTAATTATTCTTTTGCTCTCGGCAACATTCGCCTTCACATCTTGTAATGATGACGGGTATAGCTTGGACAAATTCTGGTTAGAAGTCGGTACGATTGAAAAAACAAGTGATCAGGATTACAGAATTATACTGGACAAAGGTCCTGTATTGTACCCATCCGTTTCAAATGTACCGGTACGTTACTTAGAAAATAATATGCGTGTGTACGCGGATTTTACCATCTTGCAAGATGCAAATCCGGGAAGTAGTGTAGATCATTACGTGCGAGTAAACGACCTGCAAAAGCTTCTTACCAAACCTATTGTACCCTATACCGAAGCCATTAGTGACAGCTTGGGTATGGATCCGATTGAATTACCGGAATACTGGATTGCCAACGACTTTATCACCTTCCGATTCTTTTATGCCGGAGGCGCTAAAGAACACATGGTCAACCTGACAAAGCATGAAGAATTAACAGCGGACGGGAAAACCCTGTTAGAATTCAGACATAATGCATACGGAGATCCGGAAAACAAAAGTCTTTACGGTTATGTCAGTTTCCCGCTAAAAGAATTATTTAACGAGGTAAGAGATTCCGTACAGTTACACATCAAGTACAAAGGTTTCGAGGAAGAAAGAACCATTGACATTACTTATCGTCCTCGTAAATAG